In the genome of Bacteroidales bacterium, one region contains:
- a CDS encoding T9SS type A sorting domain-containing protein, which produces MPNPATNIIKVNVYEKNLRINNVAIFDNMGRLIEENNFNNILNSIEIDISKIKAGLYFIQLKSNEGLIFTGKFVKQ; this is translated from the coding sequence TTGCCTAATCCTGCTACAAACATTATAAAAGTTAATGTTTATGAAAAAAATTTGCGAATAAATAATGTTGCAATTTTTGATAACATGGGGAGATTAATTGAAGAAAATAATTTCAATAACATTTTAAATTCTATCGAAATTGACATATCAAAAATAAAAGCAGGGCTATATTTTATTCAATTAAAAAGTAATGAAGGCTTAATATTTACTGGCAAATTTGTAAAGCAATGA